In one Campylobacter insulaenigrae NCTC 12927 genomic region, the following are encoded:
- a CDS encoding heavy-metal-associated domain-containing protein, which translates to MQIKTKNINCQSCVNLIKASLEDEFGPMQIDIENKTINIDLQDNQIQNFKDQLKDLGFEVLEND; encoded by the coding sequence ATGCAAATAAAAACAAAAAATATTAATTGCCAAAGTTGTGTGAATTTAATTAAAGCTTCTTTAGAAGATGAGTTTGGTCCTATGCAAATTGATATTGAGAATAAAACGATTAATATTGATTTACAAGATAATCAAATTCAAAATTTTAAAGACCAATTAAAAGATTTAGGTTTTGAAGTTTTAGAAAATGACTGA
- a CDS encoding DedA family protein — protein sequence MLEDLINFLLTLAKDWGYLGIIFLMFIESSFFPFPSEIVMIPAGYLAQQNELNFFICLFCGIFGALLGALFNYYLCYFLGRNIVLKICRYFGINEEKFNKFEFFFNKHGEISTFTGRLIPGLRQYISLPAGLARMNLSKFILYTSLGAGIWCLILLILGYVLGQNENLLKEYLHLVVISCIIFVCFVILIYILIRKKNQ from the coding sequence ATGCTTGAAGATCTTATAAATTTTTTATTAACACTCGCAAAAGATTGGGGTTATTTAGGAATAATTTTTTTAATGTTTATTGAAAGCTCTTTTTTTCCTTTTCCTAGTGAAATAGTAATGATTCCTGCAGGGTACCTAGCACAACAAAATGAATTAAACTTCTTCATTTGCCTTTTTTGTGGAATTTTCGGAGCACTTTTAGGAGCGTTATTTAACTATTATCTTTGTTATTTTTTAGGGCGAAATATAGTTTTAAAAATATGTAGATATTTTGGAATTAATGAAGAAAAATTTAACAAATTTGAATTTTTTTTCAATAAACACGGAGAAATTTCAACATTCACGGGTAGATTGATCCCTGGCTTACGTCAGTATATTTCACTTCCTGCTGGACTTGCAAGAATGAATTTGAGTAAATTCATATTATATACAAGTTTAGGAGCTGGAATTTGGTGCTTAATTTTACTTATATTGGGATATGTTTTAGGTCAAAATGAAAATTTATTAAAAGAATACCTACACTTAGTTGTAATCTCTTGTATTATTTTTGTATGTTTTGTAATATTAATTTATATTCTTATAAGAAAGAAAAATCAATAA
- a CDS encoding YebC/PmpR family DNA-binding transcriptional regulator — translation MGRAFEYRRASKEARWDKMSKLFPKLAKAIQVAAKEGGTDPDMNPKLRSAIATAKANNMPKDNIDAAIKRASGKDGADIKNIHYEGKAAHGALIIVECMSDNPTRTVANVKAIFSKNGGEILQNGSLTFMFSYKAVFHLEKFEGDLEELELELIDFGLEQLEQNKEELLIIGDYTAFGELSNVIEKKGLVLKKAGLEYLANNPVTFSEEQLLDIEKLLDKLDDDDDVQAVYTNIE, via the coding sequence ATGGGAAGAGCGTTTGAATACCGCAGAGCCTCTAAAGAAGCAAGATGGGATAAAATGAGCAAACTTTTTCCAAAACTTGCCAAAGCTATACAAGTAGCAGCCAAGGAAGGTGGAACTGATCCTGATATGAATCCTAAGCTTCGTAGTGCCATAGCTACTGCAAAAGCTAATAATATGCCAAAAGATAATATTGATGCGGCCATAAAAAGAGCTAGCGGTAAAGATGGTGCAGATATTAAAAATATACACTATGAAGGAAAAGCAGCACATGGAGCTTTAATTATAGTTGAATGTATGAGCGACAATCCTACCCGAACTGTAGCAAATGTTAAGGCAATTTTTAGCAAAAATGGTGGAGAAATTTTACAAAATGGTTCTTTAACTTTTATGTTTTCTTATAAGGCTGTTTTTCATTTAGAAAAATTTGAGGGAGACTTAGAAGAGCTTGAACTTGAGCTTATTGATTTTGGACTTGAACAACTAGAACAAAACAAAGAAGAATTGTTAATTATCGGAGATTATACTGCTTTTGGTGAATTAAGTAATGTTATAGAAAAAAAAGGTTTAGTGCTAAAAAAAGCAGGTTTAGAATACCTTGCTAATAATCCAGTAACTTTCAGCGAAGAACAATTGCTTGACATAGAAAAACTACTTGATAAATTAGATGATGATGATGATGTTCAAGCAGTTTATACTAATATAGAATAA
- the fliR gene encoding flagellar biosynthetic protein FliR produces the protein MEFVKYLGDQNVITFMLLFARMSGLIVFFPFFSHNSIPLIIKTTLTLFLTMFLFPLAKLENNILDNFFILFILSEILFGMIAGLILQMVFAILQMAGEQVSFTMGFSMASIVDPTTGVNTPVISQVLNLLALLCFLAFDGHHLILLFISNSLEYINLGGFYPHENLMLYLNKSMVNIFVLGFSMAFPILAISLLSDVIFGMLMKTMPQFNLLVIGYPIKIFLSFAVLIAILLIMMQYFKNLIMKGFEHIELLFFNI, from the coding sequence ATGGAATTTGTTAAGTATCTTGGTGATCAAAATGTTATTACTTTTATGCTACTTTTTGCGAGAATGAGTGGTTTGATTGTTTTTTTTCCATTTTTTTCACACAATAGCATTCCTTTAATCATTAAAACCACTTTGACATTGTTTTTAACAATGTTTTTATTTCCTTTAGCAAAATTAGAAAACAATATTTTAGATAATTTTTTTATACTTTTTATTTTAAGTGAAATTTTATTTGGTATGATCGCTGGTCTTATCTTACAAATGGTTTTTGCTATTTTGCAAATGGCAGGTGAGCAGGTATCTTTTACTATGGGTTTTTCTATGGCTAGCATAGTTGACCCAACTACAGGTGTTAATACACCAGTTATTTCACAAGTTTTAAATTTATTAGCTTTGCTTTGCTTTTTAGCTTTTGATGGGCATCATTTGATTTTGCTTTTTATATCGAACTCTTTAGAATATATTAATTTGGGTGGATTTTATCCTCATGAAAATTTAATGCTATATCTAAACAAATCTATGGTAAATATCTTTGTTCTAGGTTTTTCTATGGCTTTTCCTATTTTAGCGATTTCTTTATTATCAGATGTAATTTTTGGCATGCTGATGAAAACAATGCCTCAATTTAATTTATTAGTTATTGGTTATCCCATAAAGATATTTTTGTCTTTTGCTGTTTTAATAGCAATTTTATTAATAATGATGCAGTATTTTAAAAATTTAATTATGAAAGGTTTTGAACATATAGAATTATTATTTTTCAACATATAA
- the argS gene encoding arginine--tRNA ligase, producing the protein MKTLIYEIIKEKIGMDFILENPKNKNLAHFATPLAFSLAKELKQNPMLIAKDIALKLQKCECFDSVEVVNGYVNFKLSKDFLNTLANKALKDPNNFARDEKKEESFLLEYVSANPTGPLHIGHARGAIFGDTLARLARHLGYKFDTEYYVNDAGNQIYLLGLSILLIVKEYCLKEDVVYPQEYYKGEYIIDLAYEAFGKFGTEFFIEENILNLAIWAKDRMLELIKQNLADANIYIDSYVSETSYYKDLENTLESLKKHGGIYEKDGKIWLASTAKGDEKDRVILKDDGKGTYLAADIVYHKDKMSRPYTRCINIWGADHHGYIARVKAAMDFLGFNSNNLEIILAQMVSLLKNGEPYKMSKRAGNFILMSDVLEELGSDALRYIFLSKKCDTHLEFDIDEFTKEDSSNPIFYINYAHARIHQVFAKANKSIEDVVDIEFNTLNEEGMNLLFESLNLKAVLKDAFENRALQKIPDYLKNLATLFHKFYNENKVVGSKNEDELLKLFAICALSIKTAFMLMGIEAKNKMNHD; encoded by the coding sequence TTGAAAACTTTAATTTATGAAATAATTAAAGAAAAGATAGGAATGGATTTTATTTTAGAAAATCCTAAAAATAAAAATCTAGCACATTTTGCAACTCCGTTGGCATTTTCTCTAGCCAAAGAATTAAAACAAAATCCTATGTTGATTGCAAAAGATATAGCTTTAAAGTTACAAAAATGTGAGTGTTTTGATAGTGTTGAAGTGGTTAATGGATATGTAAATTTTAAGCTTTCTAAAGATTTTTTAAATACTTTAGCTAATAAAGCCTTGAAAGATCCTAACAACTTCGCAAGAGATGAAAAAAAAGAAGAAAGTTTTTTGCTTGAGTATGTTAGTGCAAATCCAACAGGTCCATTGCATATAGGACATGCAAGAGGCGCGATTTTTGGTGATACCTTAGCAAGGCTTGCAAGGCATTTGGGATATAAATTTGATACTGAATATTATGTGAATGATGCGGGCAATCAAATTTATCTTTTAGGATTGTCAATTTTACTTATCGTTAAAGAATATTGTTTAAAAGAAGATGTAGTTTATCCTCAAGAGTATTATAAAGGTGAGTATATTATTGATCTTGCTTATGAAGCATTTGGTAAATTTGGTACAGAATTTTTTATCGAGGAAAATATTTTAAATCTTGCAATATGGGCCAAAGATAGAATGCTTGAATTAATAAAACAAAATTTAGCTGATGCAAATATTTATATTGATTCTTATGTAAGTGAAACTAGTTATTATAAAGATTTGGAAAATACCCTAGAAAGTCTAAAAAAACATGGTGGGATTTACGAAAAAGATGGAAAAATTTGGCTTGCATCTACTGCTAAGGGTGATGAAAAAGATCGAGTAATTTTAAAAGATGATGGGAAAGGTACTTACCTAGCTGCTGATATAGTTTATCATAAAGATAAAATGAGTCGTCCATATACAAGATGTATCAATATTTGGGGTGCTGATCACCACGGATATATAGCTAGAGTAAAAGCTGCTATGGATTTTTTAGGTTTTAACAGCAATAATTTAGAGATTATTTTAGCACAAATGGTTTCATTATTAAAAAATGGTGAACCATACAAAATGAGCAAAAGAGCTGGTAATTTTATATTAATGAGTGATGTTTTAGAGGAGCTTGGCAGCGATGCGCTTAGATATATTTTTCTTAGTAAAAAATGTGATACGCATTTAGAATTTGATATAGATGAATTTACAAAAGAAGATAGTTCTAATCCTATATTTTATATAAATTATGCGCATGCTAGGATTCATCAAGTTTTTGCTAAGGCTAATAAATCAATAGAAGATGTTGTTGATATTGAATTTAATACATTAAACGAAGAAGGTATGAATCTTTTATTTGAAAGCTTAAATTTAAAAGCTGTTTTAAAAGACGCATTTGAGAATAGGGCATTGCAAAAAATTCCAGATTATTTAAAAAATTTAGCAACACTTTTTCATAAATTTTATAATGAAAATAAAGTAGTTGGTTCTAAAAATGAAGATGAATTATTAAAACTTTTCGCAATCTGTGCTTTGAGTATAAAAACTGCTTTTATGTTGATGGGAATTGAAGCAAAAAATAAAATGAATCATGATTGA
- a CDS encoding peptidyl-prolyl cis-trans isomerase B: MLKKIDTQNANNYNYAIISTDKGDMTLKLFPDEAPQTVCNFANLANEEFYNGLSFHRVIPNFVIQGGCPYGTGTGGPGYEIECECDNQKHKHLRGSLSMAHAGRDTGGSQFFICHSSQAHLDGVHTVFGQIDENDKESLKVLDSIKAEDKIKIIKILKSK, translated from the coding sequence ATGCTAAAAAAAATTGACACTCAAAATGCTAATAATTATAACTATGCTATTATAAGTACTGATAAAGGTGATATGACTTTAAAATTGTTTCCTGATGAAGCACCACAAACTGTTTGCAACTTTGCAAATTTAGCAAATGAAGAATTTTATAACGGACTAAGTTTTCATCGAGTTATACCAAATTTTGTTATACAAGGTGGTTGTCCTTATGGTACAGGCACGGGTGGACCAGGATATGAAATTGAGTGCGAATGTGACAATCAAAAACATAAGCACTTAAGAGGAAGCTTATCTATGGCACACGCAGGAAGAGACACAGGCGGATCTCAATTTTTCATCTGCCATAGTTCACAAGCCCATCTCGATGGAGTTCATACCGTATTTGGACAAATTGACGAAAATGACAAAGAAAGTTTAAAAGTTTTAGATAGCATTAAAGCTGAGGATAAAATTAAAATTATTAAAATCTTAAAAAGCAAATAA
- a CDS encoding DMT family transporter has translation MNAKKEVLIAWLFLIGAIVFEVIGTSFLKMENKIFAYFFMALFIACSYYFMGLAIKKIQIGIAYAVWELLGMILILLISFLLFKETLTNLQMLGIVLSIVGIVMINVGEVKEE, from the coding sequence ATGAATGCGAAAAAGGAAGTTTTAATCGCATGGTTATTTTTGATTGGAGCTATTGTTTTTGAAGTAATAGGCACAAGTTTTTTAAAAATGGAAAATAAAATTTTTGCTTATTTTTTTATGGCTCTTTTTATAGCTTGTTCGTATTATTTTATGGGTCTTGCGATCAAAAAAATTCAAATTGGTATTGCGTATGCTGTATGGGAACTTTTAGGAATGATTTTGATTCTTTTAATTTCTTTTTTATTGTTTAAAGAGACTCTAACAAATCTGCAGATGTTAGGAATTGTTTTATCTATTGTTGGCATAGTGATGATTAATGTTGGTGAGGTAAAAGAAGAATGA
- a CDS encoding DMT family transporter: MYLLMIILSALLDIAANLLLKKSESFKYKKWGFSAIICAIMAFFILSFSLEYVPLSIAYSTWGAVGIIGTCLGGWILYKEKLNKIGLAGIVVVLVAMVLLNS, translated from the coding sequence ATATACTTATTGATGATTATTTTATCTGCTTTACTTGATATTGCTGCTAATTTATTGCTTAAAAAATCTGAAAGTTTTAAATATAAAAAATGGGGTTTTAGTGCTATTATTTGCGCCATTATGGCTTTTTTCATTTTATCTTTTAGTTTAGAATACGTACCTTTGAGTATAGCTTACTCAACTTGGGGTGCAGTTGGTATTATAGGAACTTGCCTTGGAGGATGGATTTTATACAAAGAAAAATTAAATAAAATAGGTTTAGCTGGTATCGTTGTTGTTTTGGTAGCTATGGTGCTTTTAAATTCTTAA
- a CDS encoding threonine/serine ThrE exporter family protein, with the protein MYKPNIQELTDFLISYITIFLSAGTYTARVAKCVSRIADAYNYEINMNFFFHHTAINIYDRENNSIQRTFIVPNEHKHINFTLILELSALSWKIYDNKYNLSQAKILFYKITQVKKGSVFLNIFLVSSANSAFCKLFGGDIYGCGFVFIATLVGLNLRFILTKIKIDLRFQYIICSFVSSLIVFLGVDLNLIKESNVALGSSILYLIPGVYFINSIIDILKNHILMGFSRIISVAILICCIAIGIYTTLSINNFGILQ; encoded by the coding sequence ATGTATAAACCAAATATTCAAGAATTAACAGACTTTTTAATATCATATATTACCATTTTTTTAAGTGCTGGTACTTATACTGCAAGAGTTGCAAAATGTGTAAGTAGAATAGCTGATGCTTACAATTATGAAATAAATATGAATTTTTTCTTCCATCATACCGCAATCAATATTTATGATAGAGAAAATAACTCTATTCAAAGAACTTTTATTGTCCCTAATGAACATAAACATATTAATTTCACACTTATTCTAGAATTGAGTGCATTAAGCTGGAAAATTTATGATAATAAATATAATCTAAGTCAAGCTAAAATTTTATTCTACAAAATAACCCAAGTTAAAAAAGGCTCAGTATTTTTGAATATTTTTCTAGTTTCTAGTGCAAATTCCGCATTTTGCAAACTTTTTGGTGGTGATATTTATGGATGCGGTTTTGTTTTTATTGCTACATTAGTTGGGCTAAACTTAAGATTTATTCTCACTAAAATCAAAATTGATTTAAGATTTCAATATATTATATGCTCTTTTGTTTCTTCACTAATAGTTTTTTTGGGAGTTGATCTAAATCTTATCAAAGAATCAAATGTGGCGCTTGGATCTAGTATTTTATATCTCATACCAGGAGTTTATTTTATAAATTCTATAATAGATATTTTAAAAAATCATATTTTAATGGGTTTTAGTCGCATTATTAGCGTAGCGATACTGATTTGTTGTATTGCTATTGGAATTTATACAACTTTAAGTATTAATAACTTTGGAATTTTACAATGA
- a CDS encoding threonine/serine exporter family protein: MIDYSSILWDMLFAAITGFGFAYACNPPLKTLFLSALLAAIAHSLRFTLINYFGFETLAISTFIASFAIGCIGLFLAKIFKTPAEIIAFPALIPMIPGIYAYKAILYLISFIRTDEIKLKTEFLIQFFDYFFTTLSVTLALAVGVSVTLLLFFEQSFMMTRNIKNHDQDQS; encoded by the coding sequence ATGATTGATTATTCATCTATACTTTGGGATATGCTTTTTGCAGCTATTACAGGATTTGGTTTTGCATATGCATGCAATCCTCCATTAAAAACTCTTTTTTTATCTGCTCTTTTGGCTGCTATTGCCCATAGTTTGCGTTTTACTTTAATAAATTATTTTGGATTCGAAACTTTAGCCATATCAACATTTATCGCATCTTTTGCTATAGGTTGCATTGGACTTTTTTTAGCTAAAATTTTTAAAACTCCTGCAGAAATCATAGCTTTTCCAGCACTCATTCCGATGATACCCGGAATTTATGCATACAAAGCGATATTATATCTTATATCCTTCATAAGGACCGATGAAATCAAATTAAAAACAGAATTTCTAATACAATTTTTCGATTATTTTTTTACAACTCTTTCTGTAACTTTAGCCTTAGCAGTAGGAGTTAGTGTGACTTTGCTTTTGTTTTTTGAGCAAAGTTTTATGATGACAAGAAATATAAAAAATCATGATCAAGATCAATCATGA
- a CDS encoding heavy metal translocating P-type ATPase, whose protein sequence is MTELKFKIANMTCVNCSNAIEKVCSKIDGVKDVSVSYLNSSGVFLVENENLKNKIEEKIKALGFEILEDEQNLQLYKISQLKKLKNMFFLSMILSAIIMYFEMFIQNTLSSFVQLALSFVAIFYCGKSFFSHAIKGLWHKNLDMNTLVSLGALVSFVYSFLVYVEIFSKDGYLYFSSGAMIISFILLGKYLEENAKFKSLEYQNKLKSIDVKYAHIILEDGSVKEISSSFVKKNDLIMVKEGESVVADGFVVNGEAEVDVSFLTGEFLPLIKKEGDEILAGSILLNGNLKIRASKKSIESSLEQIKNLVSKAGSIKTPLTNLANKISAYFVAFIILLAICVFVFWYFAQGINVAFLHACATLLISCPCALGLATPIAIISALSNGAKNSILVKNPAILENLYSIKLAIFDKTGTLTKDELSVYRHNLSSNDFEKLAQIEKLSSHPIAQAISKNLNTNLNLTGKLSVMIGNGLSYIENDDEYFIANEKFFKYKNIDISKSKEFLREFKQQAPTTLYFVKNKICLGGVCLANELKPMAKEMINNLADKNIKSIILSGDNEASVSKIAKELGIKEYYANLNPEEKLDFIKERLQQEKVLFVGDGINDAPALILSSASISFSKASNLAKKSGDFILIKDDLMLIDYCFKLSKKTRNIIKLNLFWAFIYNILCIPIAAGFVSFISLSPHLAALAMCFSSITVILNSLRIR, encoded by the coding sequence ATGACTGAATTAAAATTTAAAATAGCAAATATGACTTGTGTAAATTGCTCTAATGCTATAGAAAAAGTTTGCTCTAAAATTGACGGGGTGAAAGATGTTAGTGTTTCTTATTTAAATTCGAGCGGTGTTTTTTTGGTAGAAAATGAAAATCTCAAAAATAAAATTGAAGAGAAAATTAAGGCTCTAGGATTTGAAATTTTAGAAGATGAACAAAATTTACAGCTTTATAAAATTTCACAATTGAAAAAACTTAAAAATATGTTTTTTTTGAGCATGATTTTAAGCGCTATCATAATGTATTTTGAAATGTTTATTCAAAATACTCTTTCAAGTTTTGTGCAATTAGCTTTATCATTTGTAGCCATTTTTTATTGTGGAAAAAGCTTCTTTTCTCACGCGATTAAAGGATTGTGGCATAAAAATTTAGATATGAATACTTTAGTTTCGCTTGGAGCTTTAGTATCTTTTGTGTATTCTTTTTTGGTGTATGTAGAAATCTTCAGCAAAGATGGTTATTTATATTTTAGTAGTGGGGCTATGATTATAAGTTTTATACTTTTAGGTAAATACTTAGAGGAAAATGCCAAATTTAAATCCTTAGAATATCAAAATAAATTAAAAAGCATAGATGTAAAATATGCACACATTATTTTAGAAGATGGTAGTGTAAAAGAAATTTCCAGTTCTTTTGTAAAAAAAAATGATTTGATTATGGTAAAAGAAGGTGAGAGTGTTGTCGCTGATGGCTTTGTGGTAAATGGAGAAGCTGAAGTAGATGTAAGCTTTTTGACAGGGGAATTTTTGCCTCTTATAAAAAAAGAAGGTGATGAAATTCTAGCAGGCAGTATTTTGCTTAATGGAAATTTAAAAATTAGAGCAAGTAAAAAATCTATAGAAAGTTCTTTAGAGCAGATTAAAAATTTAGTATCTAAGGCAGGGAGCATAAAAACTCCATTAACGAATTTAGCAAATAAAATTTCAGCATATTTTGTAGCTTTTATTATTTTATTAGCTATATGTGTTTTTGTATTTTGGTATTTTGCACAGGGAATAAATGTAGCCTTTTTGCATGCTTGTGCTACGCTTTTGATTTCTTGCCCGTGTGCTTTAGGTCTTGCAACCCCTATAGCAATAATCAGTGCTTTATCCAATGGAGCAAAAAATTCTATCTTAGTGAAAAATCCTGCTATTTTAGAAAATTTATATTCGATTAAATTGGCTATTTTTGATAAAACAGGAACTTTAACAAAAGATGAGTTGAGTGTATATCGACACAACTTATCTTCAAATGATTTTGAAAAATTAGCTCAGATTGAAAAATTAAGCTCACATCCCATAGCTCAAGCTATATCTAAGAATTTAAATACAAATTTAAATTTAACAGGTAAGCTAAGTGTTATGATTGGAAATGGTTTGTCCTATATAGAAAATGATGATGAATATTTTATAGCAAATGAAAAATTTTTTAAATATAAAAATATTGACATCAGTAAAAGTAAAGAATTTTTAAGAGAATTTAAACAGCAAGCTCCAACAACTCTTTATTTTGTAAAAAATAAAATTTGTTTAGGTGGAGTTTGTTTAGCAAATGAATTAAAGCCTATGGCAAAAGAAATGATTAATAATTTAGCGGATAAAAATATAAAAAGTATTATATTAAGCGGAGATAATGAAGCAAGTGTATCTAAAATAGCTAAAGAGTTAGGTATTAAGGAATATTATGCAAATTTAAATCCAGAAGAAAAACTAGATTTTATTAAAGAAAGATTACAACAAGAAAAGGTTCTTTTTGTAGGTGATGGTATCAACGATGCACCAGCATTGATTTTGTCTAGCGCTAGTATTAGTTTTTCTAAAGCAAGTAATTTAGCTAAAAAAAGTGGTGATTTTATTTTGATAAAAGATGATTTAATGTTGATTGATTATTGTTTTAAACTTTCTAAAAAAACTCGAAATATTATAAAACTAAATTTATTTTGGGCTTTTATTTATAATATTCTTTGTATTCCAATAGCCGCTGGATTTGTTTCTTTTATTAGCTTAAGTCCTCATTTGGCAGCTTTAGCTATGTGCTTTAGTTCCATAACTGTCATATTAAATTCGCTCAGAATACGTTAA
- a CDS encoding twin-arginine translocase TatA/TatE family subunit, with protein MHMPSGTQWLIILLIVVLLFGAKKIPELAKGLGKGIKTFKDEMNTEDDKKIVQDDTQKIEKTNDKNDFVKENDEIKKA; from the coding sequence ATGCATATGCCAAGTGGAACCCAATGGTTAATTATACTTCTTATAGTAGTATTACTTTTTGGTGCTAAGAAAATACCTGAACTTGCAAAGGGTTTAGGTAAGGGAATTAAAACTTTTAAGGATGAAATGAATACCGAAGATGATAAGAAAATAGTTCAAGATGATACTCAAAAAATTGAGAAAACGAATGATAAAAATGATTTTGTAAAAGAAAATGACGAAATAAAAAAAGCATAA
- a CDS encoding ABC transporter ATP-binding protein, with amino-acid sequence MEILRAENLKHSFDYPLFENLDLSLYAKDCVAIQGPSGCGKSTLLHILSTLLKPQYGNVYYRGKDIYNIQDKELLNIRRNEFGIIFQTHYLFKGFYAFENIELASILSKQKIDNELLYKLDIAHLMKQKITRLSGGQQQRVSIARILSKKPKIIFADEATGNLDYKNACNVIEILIDYVKNNKAILVFVTHDQELSKKCDYVYHLGNHGIC; translated from the coding sequence ATGGAAATTTTAAGAGCGGAAAATTTAAAACATAGTTTTGATTATCCGCTTTTTGAAAATCTTGATTTGTCATTATATGCAAAAGACTGTGTGGCTATACAAGGACCTAGTGGGTGTGGTAAATCAACTCTTTTGCATATACTTTCTACCTTATTAAAACCGCAATACGGAAATGTTTATTATAGAGGTAAAGATATATATAATATACAAGATAAAGAATTGTTAAATATTCGTCGCAATGAATTTGGAATTATTTTTCAAACTCATTATTTATTTAAGGGTTTTTATGCTTTTGAAAATATAGAACTTGCTAGTATCTTGAGTAAACAAAAGATTGATAATGAACTTTTATATAAACTTGATATAGCTCATTTAATGAAGCAAAAAATAACTAGATTAAGCGGTGGACAACAACAAAGAGTTAGTATTGCAAGAATTTTGAGTAAAAAGCCAAAAATTATTTTTGCAGATGAAGCTACAGGAAATTTAGATTATAAAAATGCTTGTAATGTGATTGAAATTCTAATTGATTATGTAAAAAATAATAAAGCTATATTAGTCTTTGTGACACATGATCAAGAACTATCAAAAAAGTGTGATTATGTTTATCATTTAGGAAATCATGGAATTTGTTAA
- a CDS encoding deoxyguanylate kinase / guanylate kinase: MSGQILIISGPSGAGKSTLLKKLFEEKKDIYFSVSSTTRMPRKGEKNGIDYFFISENEFKQGIENGEFLEWALVHKNYYGTSLVPIKQALQEGKSVIFDIDVQGFCIAKEKMSHFITSVFVTTKSKKELEKRLLKRNADKMEDIDKRLENASKEMEFLDQYDFLIINEDIQTSYKQLEAVFEVSKIKSQKYNLKEIINQWNKGE; encoded by the coding sequence TTGAGTGGTCAAATTTTAATTATATCAGGACCAAGTGGAGCAGGTAAGAGCACTTTATTGAAAAAACTTTTTGAAGAAAAAAAAGATATTTATTTTTCTGTATCAAGTACTACCAGAATGCCAAGAAAAGGTGAAAAAAATGGTATTGATTATTTTTTTATTAGCGAGAATGAATTTAAACAAGGTATAGAAAATGGAGAATTTTTAGAATGGGCTTTAGTACATAAAAACTATTATGGCACTTCTTTGGTTCCTATAAAGCAAGCATTGCAAGAAGGAAAAAGTGTTATTTTTGATATTGATGTACAAGGTTTTTGTATAGCAAAAGAAAAAATGTCACATTTTATCACTTCAGTTTTTGTTACAACTAAAAGTAAAAAAGAGCTTGAAAAAAGATTGCTTAAGCGAAATGCTGATAAAATGGAAGACATTGATAAAAGACTAGAGAATGCTAGTAAAGAAATGGAATTCTTAGATCAATATGATTTTTTGATAATTAATGAGGATATTCAAACAAGTTACAAGCAGTTAGAAGCAGTATTTGAAGTATCTAAAATAAAAAGTCAAAAGTATAATTTAAAAGAAATTATAAATCAATGGAATAAAGGAGAATAA